The sequence CTGTTTTTCCAGGGAGACTTCTTTGGTGACATTACGTTTGACGGCAACAAAATTGGTAATCCGGCCTTCATTATTTCTCACAGGAGAGATGGTAGCCTCTTCCTCAAACAGAGAACCATCTTTTTTTCTGTTGATCAGGTGGCCCTTCCAGACTTTTCCCTGTTCGAGCTCAGCCCACATTTTCGCATAAAACTGCGAATCCTGTTTACCACTATTGAGGATTCGTGGGTTTTTTCCGATAGCTATATCGCGACTATAGCCGGTGAGTGTTTCAAAGGCAGGATTGACATATTGGATAGTGCCATCCACATCGGTGATAACCACTGTTTCTGATGCCTGATCTATGGCAGCTTTTAATCGAATTCTGTCCTCTTCGGACTTTTTTATTGTCGTTATGTCTGTGGCAACGTGAACAATATGAGTGAGTTCGCCGCTCTCGTTTTTTACCGGAGAGGCAGAGACCAGGAATGTTTTCCCTAATTTTTTATGATACATTTCTTTGGTGTAGGGAGAAAATGTTTTTGACGTTTGTACCAGTGGGCATCCAGGACAGGGCTGACTTGAGCCATGGAAGAGTTCGTAACAATGTCGTCCCTGAATTGCATTACTGGAAAGTCCCAGAGTGACACAGCCACTTGTGTTTGATTTGATAATGCACAGATCCGGGGTCTGCAGGGTTACTATGTCGGTGAGGGCGTTAAAAGTCCGTTCCCACTCTTTTTTACTGGTCCGTAAAGCCTTTTCCACAGTTACCTGTTTTGCTCTGGATCTTTTTATCTTTGTAACCATCTGGTTGAAGGTGGCTGTCAGGCGACCAATTTCATCATGGGCAATTACCGGCAGCTCCTGAATTGCTTCTCCCCGCCCAAATTTGTCGGAAGCTATAGACAGTGTTTGTAGAGGTTTACTCATGATCCTGGCGAAGAAGAATGCGGCCAACACCCCGAATAAACAGATAATGCTGGCTATACCAATTAATTGCATCCGAAGGGTTTGTATCTTTTGGAGGATGAACTTTTCACAAAGACCGATATGGAGTTCTCCCGCTATACCTTCCAGGAGCGGAACGGTGAGCTCATCAACGATGTTTTTATCGTTGTCGAATTGAAGATGGTTATACGAAAATGATTCCCCTTCAGTGAGGGGGTTAGCGGTCAGGAGAACTTTGGGAAATCCTTCTTTGCCAAAAGTATGGGCGAATACCTCTTTTTTGGTATCGACCACAAAAAGATACGCAATGTCTTTCTCTTTGCTTTTAATCTCAGAGAGCAATTGGTAAAGTTTGATCCTGTTGTCTGTAAAGATGAGGTCAACGCAATGGGTTGCCAGGTGGCGTGCGATGGTGAAGCCTCTTTCCCGGTGTTCAATGTGAAGTGCGTGACTAACTTTGGACTCAACAAAAAATATGGAAGCAATCCCCAGCATGATAACAACTCCACTGACAAGAAATGAAAACTTGTAACCGAGTGGCAGGTCACGGAGTCGTCTTCTTTTAAGGAGTTTACTGTTCATTTGCTATCCATTGTTGCATGGTTCTGACAGTAGTATAGGCTGGATCTGGCACAACGATAAAGCGGTCAATCCTGAGTTCCTTAAGTATTTTCATGCCCGCACTGTCCTTATGCATAGTAAGAAAAATAGTACGCAGTTCTTCTTTCAGGTGGCTATTAAGTTCTTTGGGAACCACCACAGGTGGAATGCCGTAGGGCTCTGATTTTGAAATGATTTTCGTTTGAGATGTGTGGAGAGGGGTACTATGATCCATGTAGTCCCAGATAAGGCTGTCAACGGCAGCACCGTCCACCATTTTTTTTGCGACGGCTTCTATTGATCTGTCGTGGCTGTAGGTATAGGTGACGTGGGAGAAAAAGCTGTCGCTGTTTTCACCCTCTTTTGCCAGCATATAACTCGGTGATAATTTACCAGTGTTTGACAAGGGATCGGTAAAGGCGAATGATTTTCCGCGCAGATCATTCAGAGTCTGTGCCTCACTTTCCTTTGGTA comes from Desulfocapsa sulfexigens DSM 10523 and encodes:
- a CDS encoding PAS domain-containing protein yields the protein MNSKLLKRRRLRDLPLGYKFSFLVSGVVIMLGIASIFFVESKVSHALHIEHRERGFTIARHLATHCVDLIFTDNRIKLYQLLSEIKSKEKDIAYLFVVDTKKEVFAHTFGKEGFPKVLLTANPLTEGESFSYNHLQFDNDKNIVDELTVPLLEGIAGELHIGLCEKFILQKIQTLRMQLIGIASIICLFGVLAAFFFARIMSKPLQTLSIASDKFGRGEAIQELPVIAHDEIGRLTATFNQMVTKIKRSRAKQVTVEKALRTSKKEWERTFNALTDIVTLQTPDLCIIKSNTSGCVTLGLSSNAIQGRHCYELFHGSSQPCPGCPLVQTSKTFSPYTKEMYHKKLGKTFLVSASPVKNESGELTHIVHVATDITTIKKSEEDRIRLKAAIDQASETVVITDVDGTIQYVNPAFETLTGYSRDIAIGKNPRILNSGKQDSQFYAKMWAELEQGKVWKGHLINRKKDGSLFEEEATISPVRNNEGRITNFVAVKRNVTKEVSLEKQLRQAMKMEAIGTLAGGIAHDFNNILAAMIGYSEIAKQQLGDDDPVKKDIEQVLIAGTRAADLVKQILTFSRQGEEILKPLNIQSIIKEVLKLLRASLPTTITLRESIAPSCGKVLADPTQIHQVLMNLCTNAKDAIGGAIGTLSVSLTEKQISETETIADCPQIEHGTYLDLEISDTGCGIDTLTRTHIFDPFFTTKGIGKGTGLGLSVVHGIIKQHQGEITVTSTVNKGTTFNIYLPVIDKHVVEKEQLLTDALPGGDERILLVDDEPAITHLLERILGILGYKVTVVSSSTEALKIYSKNPEEFDLVITDMTMPEMTGTDLAMKLLAIQPKLPIILCTGFSEAMNEAQARLLGIREYIRKPIDTLALAKAIRKALPPS
- a CDS encoding substrate-binding domain-containing protein, translated to MYSKSRLLLLLVFLIALLSEVVGCEQAQDIKKISLQKSERIHTPQTTVENEQTLKIAVSAMISPTETFSFYKEILNYISVKTSLPVQLVQRETYEEVNTLLKENKLDAAFVCTGAYVEGHDDFGMELLVVPVVSGKPVYYSYIIVPKESEAQTLNDLRGKSFAFTDPLSNTGKLSPSYMLAKEGENSDSFFSHVTYTYSHDRSIEAVAKKMVDGAAVDSLIWDYMDHSTPLHTSQTKIISKSEPYGIPPVVVPKELNSHLKEELRTIFLTMHKDSAGMKILKELRIDRFIVVPDPAYTTVRTMQQWIANEQ